A DNA window from Fusobacterium sp. FSA-380-WT-3A contains the following coding sequences:
- a CDS encoding dihydroorotate dehydrogenase electron transfer subunit: protein MFLEDCKVLENKQVFGTYYLMKLKGEKSINVAKAGQFYMLQCKGQGTILRRPISLHYINKSENILEFYYEVKGLGTKEFANLKEGDTLNIQGPLGNGFTTDIENKTIIVVGGGMGIAPTKLLIERLKENGNKVIYICGGRNKGALEIINNINLEGIETYITTDDGSLGIKGNVTMPLRTLLEKGGIDGVYTCGPHKMLEFVGKTAQEFGVYCEVSLEERMACGVKACVGCSILTNEGMKKVCHDGPVFDSRVIIDINPKNLEPCGCK from the coding sequence ATGTTTTTAGAAGATTGCAAAGTTTTAGAAAATAAGCAAGTTTTTGGTACTTATTATCTAATGAAATTAAAAGGAGAGAAGTCTATCAATGTAGCAAAAGCTGGACAGTTTTATATGTTACAATGTAAAGGGCAAGGGACAATCCTTAGAAGACCTATAAGTTTACACTACATTAATAAATCAGAAAATATTTTAGAGTTTTATTATGAAGTAAAAGGTTTAGGTACAAAAGAATTTGCAAACTTAAAAGAGGGAGATACTTTAAATATTCAAGGGCCATTAGGAAATGGATTTACAACTGATATTGAGAATAAAACAATTATAGTTGTTGGTGGAGGAATGGGAATAGCTCCTACAAAACTTCTTATAGAAAGATTAAAAGAAAATGGAAATAAAGTAATCTATATTTGTGGTGGAAGAAATAAAGGTGCTTTAGAAATAATAAATAATATAAATCTTGAAGGAATTGAAACATATATAACTACTGATGATGGTTCTTTAGGAATAAAAGGAAATGTAACTATGCCATTAAGAACTTTATTAGAAAAAGGTGGAATAGATGGAGTTTATACTTGTGGACCTCACAAAATGTTAGAATTTGTAGGTAAAACAGCACAAGAATTTGGAGTATATTGTGAAGTTTCTTTAGAAGAGAGAATGGCTTGTGGAGTAAAAGCTTGTGTAGGATGTTCAATCTTAACTAATGAAGGAATGAAAAAAGTTTGTCATGATGGACCTGTTTTTGATAGTAGAGTGATAATAGATATTAATCCAAAAAATCTAGAACCATGTGGATGTAAATAA
- the pyrB gene encoding aspartate carbamoyltransferase: MRNFISMKEFDREEILEILKRAEELEKDPKQELIHNKIAATLFFEPSTRTRLSFTSACFRIGAKVLGFDSPDATSLKKGESLRDTIKMINGYSDIVIMRHLRDGAAKFAGDVSDIPVINAGDGANEHPSQTLLDLYTIKKEFGTLDGLVTAFVGDLKYGRTVHSLAKALSKFQCKKFYFVAPDELQITKEIIDELEEKGIEYELVSDYKEILKEVDVLYMTRIQRERFEKPELYEKLKDVYIISKDTIIGKCKENMIILHPLPRVNEINIDLDDTKHALYFKQAKNGVPIREAMIGIALDKLNINYKEKEKNEIIYSKEQVCENHNCITKFEQTDNKIEIINGKTFCYYCGREIKK, translated from the coding sequence GTGAGAAACTTTATTTCAATGAAAGAATTTGACAGAGAAGAAATTTTAGAAATCTTAAAAAGAGCTGAAGAATTAGAGAAAGACCCAAAACAAGAGTTAATTCATAATAAAATAGCTGCGACTCTTTTCTTTGAGCCTTCTACAAGAACAAGATTATCTTTTACATCAGCTTGTTTTAGAATAGGAGCAAAAGTTTTAGGGTTTGATAGTCCAGATGCTACTTCTTTAAAAAAAGGAGAAAGTTTAAGAGACACTATAAAGATGATAAATGGATATTCTGATATTGTAATAATGAGACATTTAAGAGATGGAGCAGCAAAATTTGCTGGAGATGTATCTGATATACCAGTTATAAATGCTGGAGATGGAGCTAATGAACATCCTAGTCAAACTCTTTTAGATTTATATACAATAAAAAAAGAATTTGGAACTCTTGATGGATTAGTTACAGCTTTTGTAGGAGATTTAAAATATGGAAGAACAGTTCACTCATTAGCAAAAGCTCTTTCAAAATTTCAATGTAAAAAATTCTATTTTGTAGCACCAGATGAGTTACAAATTACAAAAGAGATAATAGATGAATTAGAAGAAAAAGGAATTGAATATGAATTAGTCAGTGACTATAAAGAAATTTTAAAAGAAGTAGATGTTCTTTATATGACTAGAATTCAAAGAGAAAGATTTGAAAAACCTGAATTATATGAAAAATTAAAAGATGTATATATTATTTCAAAAGATACAATTATTGGAAAATGTAAAGAAAATATGATAATTTTACATCCTTTACCAAGAGTAAATGAAATAAATATAGATTTAGATGACACAAAACATGCTTTATACTTTAAACAAGCTAAAAATGGAGTGCCTATTAGAGAAGCAATGATAGGGATAGCTCTTGACAAATTAAATATAAACTATAAAGAAAAAGAAAAAAATGAAATAATTTATTCAAAAGAACAAGTTTGTGAAAATCATAATTGTATAACAAAATTTGAACAAACAGATAATAAGATAGAAATAATAAATGGTAAAACATTCTGTTATTATTGTGGAAGAGAGATAAAAAAATAG
- the hflX gene encoding GTPase HflX, with amino-acid sequence MIGGNIQGVKDYLLKELENLFEEKIEKGKFLREDIILKIVEISTLINKEISIAIDRNGKILDINIGDSGSATLPKVEYKERKLCGIRIIHTHPNGNPKLSDVDISALIELKLDAISAIGINKDGKINGISMGFCKVQDNNILHEEYLSKNLSTVEDYNYLAKVQEIEKELRARNIDEDYKEYAILVGRESQESLDELKELASACDIETVHMILQKGSKIDKSFYIGSGKVIELARAKQIRAANLIIFDEELSGIQIRNLEDNIGCRVIDRTSLILEIFGRRARTKEAKIQVKLAELKYKGTRLIGFGTELSRIGGGLGNRGLGETKLELDRRKIKDEISNLKTELEKIKKIRGTQREKREKSNMGKISLVGYTNVGKSTLRNLIVKNYCKDNSNKTEDVFAENMLFATLDTTVRVVELKDKKEVAVIDTVGFIRKLPHDLVEAFKSTLEEVIFSDTLIHVVDSSSENLFKEISVVEGVLKELGCEDKPTILALNKTDKITEEKLLEIEEKLSTYETVRISAKENINVDLLLEKAIEKLPEDLRKVEYIIPYTDTYVSAYIHNNSSVLSEEYQNEGIYIVAMVDEKVYNKCRKYEK; translated from the coding sequence ATGATAGGTGGAAATATCCAAGGAGTTAAAGATTATTTATTAAAAGAACTTGAAAATTTATTTGAAGAAAAAATAGAAAAAGGAAAATTTTTAAGAGAAGATATTATTTTAAAAATTGTAGAAATTAGTACTTTAATAAATAAAGAGATTAGTATAGCAATAGATAGAAATGGAAAAATTTTAGATATCAATATAGGGGATAGTGGAAGTGCTACTTTACCAAAAGTAGAGTATAAAGAGAGAAAACTTTGTGGAATAAGAATTATTCATACTCATCCAAATGGAAATCCAAAACTTTCAGATGTAGATATTTCAGCACTTATAGAATTAAAATTAGATGCTATTTCAGCTATTGGAATTAATAAAGATGGAAAGATAAATGGAATTTCAATGGGATTTTGTAAAGTTCAAGACAATAATATTTTACATGAAGAGTATTTATCTAAAAATCTTTCTACTGTAGAAGATTATAATTATTTAGCTAAAGTTCAAGAAATTGAAAAAGAATTAAGAGCTAGAAATATAGATGAAGATTATAAAGAATATGCTATTTTAGTTGGAAGAGAGAGTCAAGAAAGTTTAGATGAGTTAAAAGAACTTGCTAGTGCTTGTGATATAGAAACAGTGCATATGATATTACAAAAAGGAAGTAAAATAGATAAAAGTTTTTATATTGGAAGTGGAAAAGTAATAGAACTTGCTAGAGCTAAACAAATTAGGGCAGCTAATTTAATAATATTTGATGAAGAGTTATCAGGAATACAAATAAGAAACTTAGAAGATAATATAGGATGTAGAGTAATTGATAGAACATCTTTGATATTAGAAATTTTTGGAAGAAGAGCTAGAACAAAAGAAGCAAAAATTCAAGTAAAATTAGCTGAATTAAAATATAAAGGAACAAGATTAATAGGTTTTGGAACTGAGTTATCTAGAATTGGTGGAGGTCTAGGGAATAGAGGGCTTGGAGAAACAAAACTAGAGTTAGATAGAAGAAAAATAAAAGATGAAATATCTAATTTGAAAACAGAATTAGAAAAAATAAAAAAAATTAGAGGAACTCAAAGAGAAAAAAGAGAGAAATCTAATATGGGAAAAATTTCTTTAGTAGGTTATACAAATGTTGGAAAATCTACTCTTAGAAACTTAATTGTAAAAAATTATTGTAAAGATAATAGTAATAAAACAGAAGATGTTTTCGCTGAAAATATGTTATTTGCTACTTTAGATACCACAGTTAGAGTTGTAGAATTAAAAGATAAAAAAGAAGTTGCTGTGATAGATACAGTTGGTTTTATTAGAAAACTTCCACATGACTTAGTAGAAGCTTTTAAATCTACATTAGAAGAAGTAATTTTTTCAGACACACTAATACATGTAGTAGACTCATCAAGTGAAAATTTATTTAAAGAAATTTCTGTTGTAGAGGGAGTTCTTAAAGAACTTGGTTGTGAAGATAAGCCAACAATATTAGCTCTTAATAAAACAGATAAAATAACTGAAGAAAAATTGTTGGAGATAGAGGAAAAATTATCAACTTATGAAACAGTAAGAATAAGTGCAAAAGAAAATATAAATGTAGATTTATTATTAGAAAAAGCAATAGAAAAATTACCAGAAGATTTAAGAAAAGTAGAATATATAATTCCTTATACAGATACTTATGTATCAGCATATATTCATAATAATAGTTCTGTTTTATCAGAAGAATATCAAAATGAAGGAATATATATAGTTGCTATGGTAGATGAAAAAGTGTATAATAAATGTAGAAAGTATGAAAAATAA
- a CDS encoding proline--tRNA ligase, which translates to MRFSKYYIKTLKETPKEAEIVSHKLLLRAGMIKKLASGVYTYLPMGYRTLRKVENIVREEMNKAGAVELFMPVLQPAEIWQESGRWDVMGAEMIRLKDRHERDFVLGPTHEEVITDIVRSDIFSYKALPINLYQIQTKFRDERRPRFGLMRGREFLMKDGYSFSVDREGLDKEFDNMQQAYSKIFSRCGLDFRIVDADSGAIGGSGSKEFHVMANSGEDELIFCDSCHYGANVEKATNVITNLPKEELKEPVLVPTPNIAKIEDVVKSLEVEIERTVKAIMYKDVVNDKPYMVLIRGDIEVNEVKVKNLIDTIDIVMLTDEEIEKLGLFKGFIGPYGLDLKSKGITVIADESVINIPNHTAGGNQKDTHYLNVNYGRDYTADIVADVRKVKEGDICSICGKPLRVARGIECGHIFKLGKKYSTPMHAVVLDENGKEVVMEMGCYGIGISRTMSAAIEQNNDENGIIWPTAIAPFIVDVIATNMKDETQVSLAEELHNLLEENGIETIYDDRNERAGFKFKDADLIGFPFKVVCGKKSSEGIVELKIRRTNETIEIEKSKVVETVKELMKKY; encoded by the coding sequence ATGAGATTTAGTAAATATTATATAAAAACTCTAAAAGAAACCCCAAAAGAAGCAGAAATAGTAAGTCACAAACTATTACTTAGAGCAGGAATGATAAAAAAATTGGCTAGTGGAGTTTATACTTATTTGCCAATGGGATATAGAACTCTTAGAAAAGTAGAAAATATTGTAAGAGAAGAGATGAATAAAGCAGGAGCTGTAGAGTTATTTATGCCTGTATTACAACCAGCTGAAATATGGCAAGAGTCAGGAAGATGGGATGTAATGGGTGCTGAAATGATTAGATTAAAAGATAGACACGAAAGAGATTTTGTATTAGGACCTACTCATGAAGAAGTAATAACTGATATTGTTAGAAGTGATATCTTTTCATATAAAGCATTACCAATAAATTTATATCAAATACAAACTAAATTTAGAGATGAAAGAAGACCTAGATTTGGACTTATGAGAGGAAGAGAATTCCTTATGAAAGATGGATATTCTTTTTCAGTAGATAGAGAAGGACTTGATAAAGAATTTGATAATATGCAACAAGCTTATTCAAAAATATTCTCAAGATGTGGATTAGATTTTAGAATAGTTGATGCTGATTCAGGGGCAATTGGTGGTAGTGGTTCAAAAGAATTTCATGTTATGGCAAACTCAGGAGAAGATGAATTAATTTTCTGTGATTCTTGTCATTATGGGGCAAATGTAGAAAAAGCTACAAATGTAATAACAAATCTTCCTAAAGAAGAATTAAAAGAACCAGTATTAGTTCCAACTCCAAATATTGCAAAGATAGAAGATGTTGTAAAAAGTTTAGAAGTAGAAATAGAAAGAACAGTTAAAGCTATAATGTATAAAGATGTAGTTAATGATAAACCTTATATGGTATTAATAAGAGGGGATATAGAAGTTAACGAAGTTAAAGTAAAAAATCTTATAGATACAATAGATATAGTTATGTTAACTGATGAAGAAATTGAAAAATTAGGATTATTTAAAGGATTCATAGGACCATATGGATTAGATTTAAAATCAAAAGGAATAACAGTTATAGCTGATGAGTCTGTAATAAATATTCCTAACCACACAGCTGGAGGAAATCAAAAAGATACTCACTATTTAAATGTAAATTATGGAAGAGATTATACAGCTGATATAGTAGCTGATGTAAGAAAAGTTAAAGAAGGAGATATCTGTTCAATCTGTGGAAAACCTTTAAGAGTAGCAAGAGGAATAGAATGTGGACATATATTTAAATTAGGTAAAAAATATTCTACTCCAATGCATGCAGTTGTATTAGATGAAAATGGAAAAGAAGTTGTTATGGAAATGGGATGTTATGGAATAGGAATTTCTAGAACAATGTCAGCTGCTATTGAGCAAAATAATGATGAAAATGGTATTATTTGGCCAACAGCAATTGCTCCATTTATAGTAGATGTAATAGCAACTAATATGAAAGATGAAACTCAAGTTTCTTTAGCTGAAGAATTACATAATTTATTAGAAGAAAATGGAATAGAAACTATTTATGATGATAGAAACGAAAGAGCTGGTTTCAAATTTAAAGATGCTGACTTAATCGGATTCCCATTTAAAGTGGTTTGTGGTAAAAAATCTTCTGAAGGAATTGTTGAATTAAAAATAAGAAGAACAAATGAAACTATTGAAATTGAAAAATCAAAAGTAGTTGAGACTGTAAAAGAATTAATGAAAAAATACTAA
- the recG gene encoding ATP-dependent DNA helicase RecG, whose translation MEDNYEIIFEKIENLDNITPKEKKNLLSLGIFTLKDLIYYFPRAYDDRTNIKKIEELRGNEYVVLKVQFLSITNPYIPSRVKMTKARATDGTGVIDVVWFQMPYLAKTLKVGEEYILIGQVKPGYNFQMTNPEYKKVSNQQEVSKGEILPIYSTTKAFTQNSLRKILKKILNNYSKYFYENIPNEIVEKYKILDRKSALKEIHFPENKKLLEEGKRRFAIEELLVLEMGILQNKYVSGNLHERNYKLKDNRNLVKNYLENLGFQLTKAQKKVITEIYKELNEGIYINRLIQGDVGSGKTIVAMVLLLYIIENNYQGVIMAPTEILATQHYLSVKEEFENLGVRVDLLTGSIKGKKKEKLLEDIKNGEAQLLIGTHALIEDNVEFKNLGLIVIDEQHRFGVVQRKKLRDKGILSNLLVMSATPIPRSLALSIYGDLDVSIIDELPPGRKPIKTKWINNDSDLQKVYEFIEKKLKEGRQSYFIVPLIEDSDKISAKSVEEYKVEIENIFSNRKIGILHGKMKNQEKDEIMKQFKNKEIDILLSTTVVEVGVNVPNASIITIINAERFGLSSLHQLRGRVGRGEYQSYCFLISNSDNDNTKARMRIMEKTNDGFEIAEEDLRLRKAGEIFGVKQSGFSDLKFIDITQDVKTIKLVKEICLDYLNKNNGKINNEYLSRDILDKFKESI comes from the coding sequence ATGGAAGATAATTATGAAATAATTTTTGAAAAAATAGAAAATTTAGATAATATAACTCCTAAAGAGAAAAAAAATCTTTTATCTTTAGGAATTTTTACATTGAAAGACTTGATTTATTATTTTCCTAGAGCCTATGATGATAGAACAAATATAAAAAAAATAGAAGAATTGAGAGGAAATGAGTATGTAGTTTTAAAAGTACAGTTTTTATCTATAACAAATCCATATATACCTTCAAGAGTAAAGATGACTAAAGCAAGAGCTACAGATGGAACTGGAGTTATAGATGTAGTTTGGTTTCAAATGCCTTATCTAGCAAAAACTTTAAAAGTTGGAGAAGAGTATATACTAATAGGTCAAGTAAAACCTGGATATAATTTTCAAATGACAAATCCAGAATATAAAAAAGTATCTAATCAACAGGAAGTTTCAAAGGGAGAAATATTACCTATATATAGTACAACAAAAGCATTTACTCAAAATTCTTTAAGAAAAATTTTAAAAAAAATATTAAATAATTATTCAAAATATTTTTATGAAAATATTCCAAATGAAATTGTAGAAAAATATAAAATTTTAGATAGAAAATCTGCTTTGAAAGAAATTCATTTTCCAGAAAATAAAAAATTATTAGAAGAGGGAAAAAGAAGATTTGCTATAGAAGAATTATTAGTATTAGAAATGGGAATTTTACAAAATAAATATGTATCTGGAAATTTACATGAAAGAAATTATAAGTTAAAAGATAATAGAAATCTGGTAAAAAATTATCTTGAAAATTTAGGTTTTCAACTGACAAAGGCTCAGAAAAAAGTTATTACAGAAATATATAAAGAATTAAATGAGGGAATATATATAAATAGACTTATACAAGGTGATGTTGGAAGTGGAAAAACTATAGTGGCAATGGTTTTATTATTATATATAATAGAAAATAATTATCAAGGTGTAATAATGGCTCCAACAGAAATATTAGCTACACAACATTATCTTTCTGTAAAAGAAGAATTTGAAAATTTAGGAGTGAGAGTAGATTTACTAACAGGCAGTATAAAAGGAAAGAAAAAAGAAAAATTACTTGAAGATATAAAGAATGGAGAAGCTCAACTTTTAATAGGAACTCATGCTTTAATTGAAGATAATGTAGAATTTAAAAATTTAGGATTAATAGTAATAGATGAGCAACATAGATTTGGAGTTGTACAAAGAAAAAAATTGAGAGATAAAGGAATTTTGTCTAATTTATTAGTAATGAGTGCTACTCCAATTCCAAGGTCTTTAGCTTTAAGTATATATGGAGATTTAGATGTATCCATAATAGACGAATTACCACCAGGAAGAAAACCTATAAAAACTAAATGGATAAATAATGATAGTGATTTACAAAAAGTTTATGAATTTATTGAAAAAAAATTAAAAGAGGGAAGACAAAGTTATTTTATAGTACCATTAATAGAAGATAGTGACAAAATTTCAGCAAAATCTGTTGAAGAATATAAAGTAGAAATAGAAAATATATTTTCTAATAGAAAAATAGGAATTCTTCATGGAAAAATGAAAAATCAAGAAAAAGATGAAATAATGAAACAATTTAAAAATAAAGAGATAGATATTTTACTTTCTACAACAGTAGTAGAAGTTGGGGTAAATGTGCCTAATGCAAGTATTATTACAATTATTAATGCAGAAAGATTTGGATTATCTTCATTACATCAATTAAGAGGAAGGGTTGGAAGAGGAGAGTATCAATCTTATTGTTTCTTAATTTCTAATAGTGATAATGATAATACTAAAGCTAGAATGAGAATAATGGAAAAAACAAATGATGGTTTTGAAATAGCTGAAGAGGATTTAAGGCTTAGAAAAGCTGGAGAAATATTTGGTGTAAAACAATCTGGTTTTAGTGATTTAAAATTTATAGATATAACTCAAGATGTTAAAACTATAAAACTTGTAAAAGAAATTTGTTTAGATTATTTAAATAAAAATAATGGAAAAATAAATAACGAATATTTATCAAGAGATATTTTAGATAAATTTAAAGAAAGTATTTAA
- a CDS encoding IclR family transcriptional regulator: MKEKIITEKKVPAVEKADKIFEFLYIREKANQSTISKELNIPKATTHRLLSVLTELNYLNFEDHLYSLGEKFSIFSNKNDKYTLIKNISHPYLEELSLKFKETFKLSVLDDNVIRCIAKIVSGDLIKVSVNENSIYPLHAGAASKILICQLSESRLNKLLPPTLPKYTENTITDREELKKELFKININKLSFDNMEHSEEIKAVAVPILTESNKIIAAISCPCFSDDLTQEKTNFLISEMRKASSEISKRLKYFK, from the coding sequence TTGAAAGAAAAAATTATTACAGAAAAAAAAGTCCCTGCTGTTGAAAAAGCTGATAAAATTTTTGAATTTTTATATATTAGAGAAAAAGCTAATCAATCTACTATATCTAAAGAATTAAATATACCAAAAGCTACTACTCATAGGTTATTATCAGTATTAACTGAATTAAATTATTTAAATTTTGAAGATCATCTATATTCTCTTGGAGAAAAATTCTCTATTTTTTCAAATAAAAATGATAAATATACTTTAATAAAAAATATATCTCATCCTTATTTAGAAGAGCTTTCTTTAAAATTTAAAGAAACTTTTAAATTAAGTGTATTAGATGATAATGTTATTAGATGTATTGCAAAGATTGTAAGTGGCGATTTAATTAAAGTTTCTGTAAATGAAAACTCTATCTATCCACTACATGCTGGAGCTGCTAGTAAAATTTTAATTTGTCAACTTAGTGAAAGTAGGTTAAATAAATTATTACCACCTACTTTACCAAAATATACTGAAAATACAATTACTGATAGAGAAGAATTAAAAAAAGAACTTTTTAAAATTAATATTAATAAGCTTTCTTTTGATAATATGGAACATTCAGAAGAAATTAAAGCTGTTGCTGTACCAATTTTAACTGAATCAAATAAAATTATTGCCGCTATTAGTTGTCCTTGTTTTTCTGATGACTTAACACAAGAAAAAACTAATTTTTTAATTTCTGAAATGAGAAAAGCTTCTTCTGAAATTTCAAAAAGATTAAAATATTTTAAATAA
- a CDS encoding RraA family protein has translation MMKLNKNELLEIIKEKLNTSVIGDILDSYGYYHQILPPQIKAMKKGQKIVGYAMTVLMIDVFGPQEKPFGRLTEALDQIEENEIYICTGGTQRCAYWGELLTTTAKYRGGVGAIINGYHRDTRQIEKIDWPIFSMGSYAQDSGVRTQVVDFRCTIEIGGVTIHNRDLIVADEDGVVVVPREVEEKVIEEALEKIKGENKFVEAIRNGMSSTEAFKKFGVL, from the coding sequence ATGATGAAATTAAATAAAAATGAATTATTAGAAATAATAAAAGAAAAATTAAATACTTCTGTTATAGGAGATATTTTAGATTCTTATGGATATTATCATCAAATTTTACCACCACAAATAAAAGCTATGAAAAAAGGGCAAAAAATAGTTGGTTATGCAATGACAGTATTAATGATTGATGTTTTTGGTCCTCAAGAAAAACCTTTTGGAAGATTAACAGAAGCACTAGATCAAATAGAAGAAAATGAAATTTATATTTGCACTGGTGGAACTCAAAGATGTGCTTATTGGGGAGAGTTATTAACAACTACTGCTAAATACAGAGGAGGAGTAGGAGCTATAATCAATGGATACCATAGAGATACAAGACAAATTGAGAAAATAGATTGGCCAATATTTAGTATGGGAAGTTATGCTCAAGATTCTGGAGTAAGAACTCAAGTTGTGGATTTTCGTTGTACTATAGAAATAGGAGGCGTGACAATTCATAACAGAGATTTAATAGTGGCAGATGAAGATGGAGTTGTAGTAGTTCCAAGAGAAGTGGAAGAAAAAGTAATAGAAGAGGCTTTAGAAAAAATAAAAGGTGAAAATAAATTTGTAGAAGCGATAAGAAATGGAATGAGTTCTACAGAAGCATTTAAAAAATTTGGAGTTTTATAA
- a CDS encoding tripartite tricarboxylate transporter permease has protein sequence MLGNLLTGLGTALQIGNFIYLVLGVGGGIIIGALPGLTATMGVAILLPFTFGMDAVTGLIMLVGIYVGAIYGGSISAILLNTPGTPASAATCFDGYPLVKQGHPAKALSASTIASACGGLISCVALVTISPVLAKFALRFSAPEYFALALFGLTIIASISAENFLKGITAGVVGLLISTAGMDYITSYPRFTFGIVDLLNGFSVIPVLIGLFAVSEVFNQIEALINEKEIKTNIKMDRSYMSLSEIKKCAPTILKSGIIGTFIGAIPGAGADIAAFVCYNEVKRSNKNEEFGNGNLKGICAPESGNNGVTGGALVPLLTLGVPGDAVAAVLLGALIIQGLTPGPLLFEQNPEIVYGLFSSMILGNILLLVIGLAGIKFYSRIVEIPKIMMIPSILMLSSIGSYSMNNSVFDVGVTFAFGIIGYIMGKIKMPSSPIVLSVILGPMLETNLRKAVLMYEGSYSFLWTRPITIVFLLLSILSAYSAMRKQKK, from the coding sequence ATGTTAGGAAATTTATTAACAGGATTAGGAACAGCTTTACAAATAGGAAACTTTATATATTTAGTTTTAGGTGTAGGTGGAGGAATCATAATAGGAGCTTTACCAGGTCTTACAGCTACAATGGGAGTTGCTATATTATTACCATTTACTTTTGGAATGGATGCAGTTACAGGACTTATAATGTTAGTAGGTATATATGTAGGAGCTATTTATGGAGGCTCTATATCTGCAATACTTTTAAATACTCCTGGAACTCCAGCTTCAGCAGCAACATGTTTTGATGGATATCCATTGGTAAAACAAGGACATCCAGCTAAAGCTTTGAGTGCTTCGACAATAGCTTCAGCTTGTGGAGGATTAATAAGTTGTGTTGCTCTTGTTACGATTTCACCAGTTTTAGCAAAATTTGCTTTAAGATTTTCAGCTCCAGAATATTTTGCTTTAGCCTTATTTGGATTAACTATAATAGCTAGTATATCAGCTGAAAACTTTTTAAAAGGAATAACTGCAGGAGTTGTAGGATTATTAATTTCTACAGCTGGAATGGATTATATTACAAGTTATCCAAGATTTACTTTTGGAATAGTAGATTTATTGAATGGATTTTCTGTTATTCCAGTTTTAATAGGATTATTTGCAGTATCAGAAGTTTTTAATCAAATAGAAGCTCTAATAAATGAAAAAGAAATAAAAACAAATATTAAGATGGATAGATCATATATGAGTTTATCTGAAATTAAGAAATGTGCACCTACAATTTTAAAATCAGGGATAATAGGAACTTTTATAGGAGCTATTCCTGGAGCAGGAGCAGATATTGCAGCTTTTGTATGTTATAATGAAGTAAAAAGAAGCAATAAAAATGAAGAATTTGGAAATGGAAATTTAAAGGGAATTTGTGCCCCAGAATCAGGAAATAATGGAGTAACAGGTGGAGCTTTAGTTCCATTATTAACTCTTGGAGTACCTGGAGATGCAGTAGCAGCTGTGCTTTTAGGAGCTTTAATAATTCAAGGATTGACACCAGGGCCATTATTATTTGAACAAAATCCTGAAATTGTGTATGGATTATTTAGTTCTATGATTTTAGGAAATATTTTATTATTAGTTATAGGATTAGCAGGAATAAAATTTTATAGTAGAATAGTTGAAATTCCAAAGATAATGATGATTCCTAGTATATTAATGTTATCATCAATAGGTTCTTATTCAATGAATAATAGTGTATTTGATGTAGGAGTAACTTTTGCTTTTGGAATAATAGGATATATTATGGGAAAAATAAAAATGCCTAGTTCCCCTATAGTATTATCAGTAATTTTAGGACCTATGTTAGAAACAAATTTAAGAAAAGCTGTTCTTATGTATGAAGGGTCATATTCATTTTTATGGACGAGACCAATAACTATAGTATTTTTATTATTATCAATATTATCTGCTTATTCAGCAATGAGAAAACAGAAAAAATAG
- a CDS encoding tripartite tricarboxylate transporter TctB family protein, which produces MLEKIFSILLCIVSAIVYYSASNFDMSYIGDSGLGPDFFPKVISIILFILSALIFIFKVIEDKKGETKEKIEQSPKSTLLTIGVFAVYIFLIGRLGYLTSTILFSFVVISILKKNSLILKIVYSIIFPLGLYLLFTYAFKVSLPVGILI; this is translated from the coding sequence TTGTTAGAAAAAATATTTTCTATTTTGTTATGTATTGTTAGTGCAATAGTATACTATTCTGCTAGCAATTTTGATATGAGTTATATAGGTGATAGTGGTTTAGGACCTGATTTTTTTCCAAAAGTTATTTCAATTATATTATTTATATTAAGTGCTTTAATTTTTATTTTTAAGGTAATAGAAGATAAAAAAGGAGAAACAAAAGAAAAAATAGAACAAAGCCCAAAGTCAACTTTATTAACTATTGGAGTTTTTGCTGTTTATATCTTTCTAATAGGAAGACTTGGTTATTTGACATCAACAATTTTATTTTCTTTTGTAGTAATTTCTATTTTAAAAAAGAATTCATTAATTTTAAAGATAGTTTATTCAATAATTTTTCCGTTAGGTCTATATCTTTTATTCACATATGCGTTTAAAGTATCTTTACCAGTGGGAATATTAATATAG